One window from the genome of Lentibacillus daqui encodes:
- a CDS encoding ABC transporter substrate-binding protein → MRAKKRLFCSLGVFLLILVLGACSGDSNTGGDTSNSDGQVTIVYARGVDTRGATDKLIKAFEKKHPNIHIKYQEMPSESGEQHDQYVTAFSAKSSEIDVFDADNIWPAEFAQANYAMNLDRFIERDGIDMNDYFPGPVKAGYFKGKQWAMPKYTDAGVMFYRKDIVDDPPETWDEFIEQASKYKGEKGTKYGYLMQASQYEGLITNAIEFIGAYGGSILDENQNVVIDSPETVKAIKKMKEVVNSDIVPGNIFNFTEIETESSFIEGNAVFARDWVYLQSSTEDEEKSKITGDVDFTTMPAGDKGSVSALGGWMTMINRYTEHPEEAWEFVKFMTGPEGQKISAVDGGNAPTLADLYNDKEVQNAGVLFGDPEFVKILENAEPRPVSPIYPKLSDIMQIELSKALTCDITPEKAASNMQLKMESAVKD, encoded by the coding sequence GTGAGGGCGAAAAAAAGATTGTTTTGTAGTCTTGGGGTTTTTTTACTGATTTTAGTACTTGGAGCTTGTAGTGGGGATTCAAATACAGGTGGTGATACCAGTAACTCTGATGGACAGGTAACAATCGTATATGCACGTGGAGTGGATACCAGGGGTGCAACGGATAAATTAATTAAAGCATTTGAAAAAAAACATCCGAACATCCATATAAAGTATCAAGAAATGCCTTCTGAATCAGGAGAACAACATGATCAATATGTAACTGCATTCAGTGCGAAAAGCTCAGAAATCGATGTGTTCGATGCAGATAACATTTGGCCGGCAGAATTTGCACAGGCAAACTACGCTATGAATTTGGACCGATTTATTGAGAGAGATGGAATTGATATGAACGATTATTTTCCAGGACCAGTCAAGGCAGGTTACTTCAAGGGAAAACAATGGGCAATGCCAAAATACACGGATGCTGGTGTCATGTTTTACCGGAAAGATATTGTAGATGACCCTCCGGAAACTTGGGATGAGTTCATTGAGCAGGCAAGCAAATATAAAGGTGAAAAAGGTACAAAGTATGGCTATTTAATGCAAGCTTCTCAATATGAAGGACTAATCACAAATGCAATTGAGTTCATCGGTGCCTATGGTGGGTCAATTCTGGATGAAAATCAAAACGTTGTGATCGATAGCCCTGAAACCGTCAAAGCGATTAAGAAGATGAAGGAAGTTGTCAATTCAGACATTGTTCCCGGAAATATCTTTAATTTTACCGAAATCGAAACAGAGTCTTCCTTTATCGAGGGAAATGCTGTCTTTGCCAGAGATTGGGTTTATTTACAATCATCAACAGAGGATGAGGAAAAGTCAAAAATTACTGGCGACGTCGACTTTACTACTATGCCCGCAGGAGATAAGGGGTCTGTTTCAGCACTTGGTGGATGGATGACGATGATCAATCGTTATACCGAGCATCCAGAAGAGGCTTGGGAATTTGTGAAATTCATGACCGGACCCGAAGGCCAAAAGATCTCGGCTGTTGACGGTGGAAATGCCCCAACATTAGCAGATTTATATAATGATAAAGAGGTGCAAAATGCTGGTGTGCTGTTCGGTGATCCTGAATTTGTGAAAATATTGGAAAACGCTGAACCAAGACCTGTTTCACCGATATATCCGAAACTCTCGGATATTATGCAAATCGAATTATCGAAAGCGCTAACCTGTGATATTACACCTGAAAAAGCAGCAAGCAACATGCAATTAAAAATGGAATCGGCGGTAAAGGATTAG